The candidate division WOR-3 bacterium DNA segment TTGACGAAGTGACCGTCGTAGGTCTGTCCACCGAAGATCACGAGCCGGTTGCACCAGTCGCTGCCGGAGCCGTAGAAGGCATTGTACGACCAGCGCGGGGCCGGAGGCGGACCCGAGGGCGAGAGTTTGCGCCAGACCAGGCTGTCGAGCAGCAATTCGTACACGTCGTTGTATCCCGTATAGAGGTCGTTGCCTCCGAACACCACCAGGGACCGTCGAATCGGACTGTAGATACCAGTGATGTAGACAGGACCCGGAGGCGGTGTGCCGGTCGGGTAGAGCCGCTGCCACGCCGATGTGCCCAGGTCGAGCGCCCAGACATCTTTCAGCAGGGTCATGCCGTTTCTTCCACCGAACACTATCATCCGTCTCAGGACCGGGTCGTAAATCGCCGTGTGGCCGTGCCGGGGTGTGGGAGCAGTGCCGGTCGCGGGCAGCGACTCCCAGGCATACCCGCGCTTACCGTCCAGTGACAGTGTCCAGACGTCGCCGAAGTTCCCGGAAGCGCCGCCGCCGTACAAGACCGCCTGTCTGCCCAACTCGTCGATGATGATGGTCGCTACGGAGCGCGGCGCGGGCGGAAACCCCTGCCAGCGGAGTTCTCTGTCCTGCCCGAGGTGTATGTAGGGCGACTCGTTGCTGAATCCGGCATGGGTCTCACCGCCGAAGGTGATGAAGTTGTCGTTCCATGGGTCATACGCGCCGCCCGGGCAACGCCGCTCCGAAGGGATCCTGCCCATCGGCTGGAGCTTGGTCCAGGTGAGGAGGTTCATGTCGAGCATGTAGAGATCATTGTAGAACACGAAACGGCCGGGATAGTAGAAGCCGCCAAAGAAGTAGGCCCGGCGTGCGACCGTATCAAAACACGTGGCGCAGTTGGAGCGGCCTTCCGGCACGGAACCGCCCGGGTTCAATTCGTGCCACGCCTCGAAGCCCGGAGTCAGGTCCAATGACCAGAGGTCGTTGATAAACTGACCCTCCGGTGTCTGTCCGCCGAAGATGATCAACCGGTCGCACCACTCGCTGCCGGAGCCGTAGAATGCGTTGTAGGACCACCTGGCCTCGGGCGGGGCGCCCGAGGCCGCCAGCACGCGCCACTTCATGCTGTCGAGGAGCAGTTCGTGTACATCGTTGTACCCTCGGCCTTCGTCGACGCCGCCGAAGATGACCATCGAGCGTCGCACCGGGCTGTAGACGGCCGTGATGTATACCTTTCCCGACGGGGGCGTGCCGGTCGGCGTCAGTTGCTGCCATGTGGCGGTGCCGAGGTCCAGCGCCCAGACGTCGGATAGCGATGACATTCCGCTCCGGCCTCCGAAGATGACCATCCAGTGGTGAACCGGGTCGTATATGGCTGTGTGACCTACGCGCGGGCCGGGGGTCGGGCCGGAAGTTGGCAGTGACTCCCACGTATACCGGCGTTTCGCGTCGAGGGAGAGGGTCCAGACGTCGCTGCGACCTTCTGTGACCGAGCCGCCGCCGAACATGACCGCCCTGCGGTTCGGTTTGTCAATGACGATAGTTGCCAGCTGCCGTGGCGCGGGCGGAAAGCCCTTCCACTCCAGCCCAACTGCACTCGCGCACAGCAGGCCGACGGCCATGGCCGCGCGCATCATGCTGACTGTCATAGCGCCTCCTGGTTTCGCTTCAGAAGGCGGCCCGGGTCAGGGAGCGATTGGACGTTCCTTGTTTGGCCTGAAACCGCCCTCTTGGCTTGGTTAGGTTATAGCGCGGATTCCGGTGTTGTCAAGCCCGATTTCGATCCGTCGCGGGCGGCCCGGTGGCGCGCTAGTTTGCGCGCTTCTTGAGGACGAAGATGAACTGGTAGGCTGACCTGAGGGGTAGTACCGCCCAGACCAGCTTGAACGAAAGGTCACGCACGATGCGGAGCGGGTTGAGGGTCGCGAAGGGCCGGATCTTCTTCATCGGCCAGCGGTCCTGGCTGGTGTGCACAACCTCCAGGCCGTTGCGGGAGAAGAGCTGCTTCCATTCGGACAGCGACATCAGGTGTTCGTTGATGTCCTGCTGCTCGGTGCCGTGTTTGCCGGACACGCGCCAGTACAGGAAGTTCGAGTTAGGCACAGTGACGCAGAGGCGAGCGTCCGGCTTGGAGACCCGCTTCATCTCTCCGAGTCCCTTCTCCATGTCGAGAAAATGCTCGAGCGAGCCGATGCAGGTAACGTAGTCGAACAACCCGTCCGGGAACTGCAGATCCTCACCCTTGCCGATCTTCACTTCCGATTCCGGTGACGTCTGCCTGGAAAGGCGTACGGCCTCTTCCGAGATATCAGTGCCGCAAGTCTTCAGTCCGCGCTGGGCGGCGGCCCGCAGCAGGAAGCCGGTGCCGCAGGCAATGTCGAGCAGCGTCCTTGCCGGCTGCACGTCGAGGGCGTTGAGGAACACCTGGTACGCGTCCGGTGGACGCATACTGCCGAGGCCCCGGTCGGCATAGCGCCGGTTGTACCATTCCCTTATGTCCTGTTCGGTCGGGTTGTGAGTGGCTTTGTCCATGGCCGGTCCTCTATACCCCGCTCGGTCGGGGTTTGCGCCTCACGATGAATACACCGCCAAGCGTCGCGACCAGGAACAGGAGTGCTGCGCCGGAAAGGTAGGAGCCCAGTCTGTACCAGCGCGATTCGTACCTGAACACGACCTCGTGCTGTCCCGGTCCCAGGGCCACGGCGCGGAATGCGTGATATGCCTGCTGCACCGGTGCCGGTTTCCCGTTGTCATAGGCCTTCCAATCAGGATGATAGCTCTCCGACAAGACCAGCAGTCCGGGCTCGGCCAGGTCGGCTTTGACGGTGATGGCGTTGCAGTCGTAGGCCGTAACATCTGCCGTGCCCGCGGTCGTGCCCGCGGTCGCAGCCAGGCCGGGATTCGCGTACAGCAGCACGGTTCGGCTCGGGTCGAAGTCGGGCATCCTCAGCCGTGACAGCACCTCTTCCTTGCTCTTCACTTGCTCGTACCCAGCGGCGACGTATGCGCGGGGCAGGACGCTGCGGTTGCGGTACACCGAGTACTTCTGGCCGGCGAAGGCCAGTTCGAAACGGGGGTCGCTGAAGTAGCCGCGAATCTGCCCGATCATCTGCTGGGTGCGCTGGTCGTATCCCGACACGTCGTCCGGTAGAGTCAGGCTGATCACGTACTTGATGTTTGCCAGGTTCATGGCATTGGGGGAGAGGAGGTAGTCGGGCCGGAAGAAGACGCTGGTGCCGACCCCAAGGAAATCCATGTAGACCTGAAGGGGGTTGGGCAGTTGGCCGGCGACGCTCTGGATATGGTTGTAGGCGAGAATGCCGTCGTCGCTACGTTCGTACTGCCAGGGCAGGACCCGGTGCAGCGACGTGTCCTGCTTGAGGAAGGCCACGGCCTCGTCCGGAGCAAAGTACTCGGTCGGTGGCGCCGCTCCCTTGATGTAGCCTCGCGATTCGTCCCAGAGACTCAGCGACAGCCCGATGTCGCAGACCATGATGGCGGCGAGCCCCGAGGCAAACACTACCGGCTTGAGCTTCCGGTTCATGAAGAGTCGGACGAGAAGAACACCCAGCGCCGTGAAGACCAGTGAGAAGAAGAGACCACCCAGGATTGCCGGGTAGTTGGCCGCAAGGGCTTCGAGTTTCTGCTGGGATGGGCTGGTCGTAGACTGGAGCAGGGAGAGCATCGGTCCCTTGAGCGCGGCAAAGAGGAGCAGGAGCACCAGCGGGACCGCACCGAAGGCGAGAACCGTGCGCGTGGTCTTGCGGGAGTCACCCTCTCTCGCCTCGCGCAGAAAGTGGTCGATACCGAGACCGGCGAGCACAACGAGCGAGAAGGCGGCGACGAAGAAGATCATCGCCGGGCCGCGGAACTTGCTGATGCCGGGAAACAGATAGTAGGGGATGTAGTAGAGCGGCGTGTAACCACCCCAGGCCAGGACCAGGGCGCCGAGGAAGCTGAATGTGAAGAACTTCGTATACCTGTCTTTCCAGCGCCGGAACACGGCGACGCAGGCGAAGAGCAGGGGGATGATCCCCAGGTACTCGCTGTGGAGCTTGAAGGGGTTGCGGCTCCAGTAGGCGTCGAGCCCGCCGGAGAACTTCGGTGTCAGGAGGTCAAAGGTCTCGATGATGGGCATCGACCAGGAGGTCGCGTACGCGTAGCCGCGTTCGCTGCCGCGAGAGGCGAAGGGCAGGTTACCGTAGACCGGCAGGTACTGGATCGAGGAGAGCGCGCCGGCGAACAGGAAGAGCGCGAGGAAGTAGCCGCAGAGCTTCAGCGCGACCGTCTTCGATCTCTCCCGGCGCACGGTCCCGACGAGCGTGAATACGAAATAGGCCGTCAGGACCAGCCCGGTGTAGTACACCTTCTGGATATGGCCCGAGAGGAGCTGCATGGCGACGATGAATCCCGAGAATACGAACCACCGGAACTGGCTGCGGCTCATGCCCCGGTGCAGGAAGAAGAGCGCCAGAGGGAGGAGCGCGGAGCCAATGAGCCGTCCGTCGTGGCCTGCGTACGCGAGCGTAACAAGGCTGCCCGCGAGCTGGTAGCCGATGCCGCCCAGGCCGGCAGCGATGGTCGAAACCTTCAGTTCCTTGAGGAAAAGGTAGGTTCCAAGTCCGGCCAGGAAGTGATGCAGCACGAAGGTCCAGGTCCAGACGACGTGAACCGGCAGGATCAGTCGCAGCAGCAACGTCGGGTAGAACATGTCCGCGAAGAAACCGGCCACGGTCTGCTGGCCGCACAGCACCGCGGGCCACCAGAGGGCGACGTTTCCATGGGAGCGGATGTAGGTGGCCATGAACTCGCGCATGATGTAGGAACCGGCGCCAAGCCAGTCGGTTCCGTCCAGCATCCGTCCGCCGAACAGGTACTTGCCGTAGAACAGGAATGGAATGAGGAGCAGCGCCAGGATCACCGGCCAGCCGGCCAGCCGGTCAAGGTCTGACGGCCCGGCCGACTTCGCTGCCTGCGTCCTAGCTGGAGGCGGTATGTGCTTCTTCGGCATTCTTTCTCCTTCGAGCCACGAATGGCAGGCAGACGGCTGCCATGAGTACCTCGCTGACGGTCATCCAGACCCTCGTCACCAGGGCCGAAACTATGGCAATCGGCTCAGGCAGGACGGTCCTGAGGATAATGGTGTAGACACCCTCTCGTATGCCGAGCCCGGCCGGCGCAATCAAGACCAGGAATCCCAGCATCCAGGACATCGCGTATCCGCCCAACAGGATCGGCAGCTTTGACAGCGGCATGGGGTAGAATGAGTTGATGAGCGCGAAGCAGCACGCCCCCTGCAGCGCCCAGTCCAGCACGTAGAGCGCGAGGATGCGGAGAATCCGGGGATACGACATCCGCAGTTCGAACAGCGGTCGCTTGAGACGGGCGAGGCCGAAGCGGATGATACGATTGAGGATCGGCGGATAGACGGCGACAAGGCTGAGCGGAGCGAGCAGGAAGAGCAGGTAGGCCGCCCGCGGCATCTGTTCTCCGGGTATGAGCAGGACGGCAAGACCGAACAGCCCGGTCGCAGCCAGCAGCGAGAAGGCGAGTTCGACTACAACGCTTACCATGGTCCGGTCTTCGGGGACGCCCTGGTCTTTTGCCATGCTCATGCGACCGAGGGTGAACCAGACTTTGCCCGGCGCATACTTGCCGATCTGGGCCACCGAGAAGATGGCGATGGATTTCCCGAGGGGAAGCTCCGCACCCAGGGCGTGTAGGATCAGCTTCCATGCGTATCCATACAGCGGGAGGTGGAAGACCAGCAGAAGGACGAAGGACGCGACGAGCAGCAGCGGCTGGAAGTGGAGCTGCCCGAAGGGTATCCGGTGCCAGTCGCGGATCAGGCGCACAGTCAGGAACCAGAACGCGGCGCCGGTGACGAGCACCCCGAGTACCGTGCGGAGCCAACCGCGTTGGGTCCACTTGCCGGTGGACGAGGACGGAAGACCTCCCATGTTCGGCGGGTTCAGGCTGCGGCACTGAGGTCGCGGTAGAGGCCGTCAAGTCGTCTGATGATGGCCGGCCAGGAGTAGTTCTGCTGCACGTGGTCGAAGCCGGCATGTCCCAGTCTCTGCGCCAGATCTGGATCGGTGAGCACGCGCGCGATTGCCCGGGCGAGGGCTTGGCTGTCCTTCTGCGGTACCTGCAGACCCGTCTGTTCGTCGATTACGAGGTCCACGATGCCGCCGACGCCCGATGCTATGACCGGGCGACGATAGCTCATAGCCTCGATGAGCACTACCCCGAGTCCTTCGGTGTCGCCCCGGCTGTCTACGATTGCCGGGAGCACGAAGGCGTCGCAGCGGCCGTAGTGGCGCGCCAGGTCATCCGGTGAGATTCTGCCGTGGAAGGTGATGGATTGCTCCAGTCCCCGGGCGCGTGCAAGTTCCATCAGCCCGGGTTCTTCGGGGCCGGACCCGACGATGTTCAGGTGCACGGGCATCTGCCCGGCAAGTATGCCCACGGCTTCGATAAGGTAGGGGATTCCTTTACGCTCGACCAGTCTCCCAACGAAGAGGAGCTGTCTCGTTGCGTTCGGCTCCTGCCGGGCGGATTCGGAAAAGGTTCCCGCCGCCGTGCCGAATGGCACTATGGCAACGGACCGATCGTATATCCGCCGGATGGCCTGGACTGTGTGGGTCGAATTGGCCGTCACCGCACCGGCGGTACGGATGGCCCATCGCAGGAAAGGCTTCGCCAGCCTGACGACGTTGTTTACGACCATCAGTTCGGCTCCGTGGAAGCTGATCACGGTCGGAGCGCGGCAGGCGCTCGCCGCGGCTTGCCCGAACAGCGAGTGGGGTAGTGGCCAGTGAACGTGGATGATGTCGAATTGCTCGCGGCGGCAGAGCCGCCAGGCTGCTACGGTCCCGCACAACAGGTAGCTGACCAGCAGGAACTTGTAGCGAATGCCCCGCTTGATTCGGTCCATCGCCATCTCGTCGTGCGTCAGGTCTTCCCATCGCCGGGGGAAGTACCGAAAGCGGTACACCGGAACACCGTCGATGGTCTGGTTTCCCAGCCCACGGTATGATGACGTGAAGACGCGCACATCGTGTCCCGCACCACGCAGGCGAGTTATCGTCTCAACCAGCCAAGGAGTGATTACATCTGACTCGTTGCGCGGGTATGCGGTTGTAATGTACAGGATCTTCACGGGTCAGAGCGGGCTGCAGCGCGCCGCCTCCGGACAGCAGGTCGGATCAACGACCGTGCCCGTCCCGCTGGTACTATCTCAGGTCGGCCGCTTCGCGTGCGAGCCTGGACTTCAGTCGGCTGGCGGTCTTGTGATGTACCATTCGCCGCTTGGCAGACTTGTCAATCAGCGACTGGACTCCGGGCAGCAGCTTCTGCGCTTCTTCCTTGGTCTTGACGGCGGCAAGATTCTTGAGAGCCGACTTCAATACCTGCCGCTTGCCACGGGCTAATTCACGACGCTTCTTGCTCTTACGGGCCTGTTTCTGGGCCGATGCGATTCTCTTCGCCAATACTCCTCCATATGTTGAGAGAGGTGCCGGGACACAGAATTGAACTGTGGACACCGGGATTTTCAGTCCCGTGCTCTACCAACTGAGCTATCCCGGCAAAGCACGGCCATTCTAGGGCAAAACGTCTGCGTGTCAACCGCAGGCGCAGCCAAGCGGACAGTGGTCGGCGAGCAAGACATGGACAGACCCGCTCTGGTCCTGTCCGGAAATGACGCATCTGAACCGGTCTCCGACCTGACACCCCGAACCTTGGCCTTTACCTTGGCCTCATCCTACCGCCGGATCTCGGCCTCAACCTGCTCACCATTCCCAGCCCGACAGCGCCCCCCGGCAATATCGGGATCGGGGCTGGCCGGCTCGCCTTACATTCGCCTCATGTCGGGGTTGACAACGAAGGGGAAGAATCTACACTCAGGCCGGATAGGGGCGTCGAGAGCGGGGGAGCAAAGGGGCTTCCGCCGCATCCGCCTTGTCGACACCGAGTCGGCATTGTCTGTATCGTCATTGGAGGCAGGCTTGAGCTATGTGAGCATCCGTGAACCGTGCGCCAGATTCGCATCATCCCACAACCGGGCCGGGGCCGTGATGCTGCTTGCCGTCTCGCTGGGAATGGTGCTGACACCGACAGCAACTGCCCGGGAACCCGGCATGGGCGAGTTCCAAGCGGCGCAGGAGAGCCTGTCGCGGATGCCGGCGAAGTTCCATGCCGGGTGGCTGCAGAAGCACGGGCTGGACGCGTCGCGGTACACGGAGTACCGACGGCCGGAGTCGACGGGTTTGCACCTTTTGGGTAAATGGGGCAGAGGCACGTCCAATGAGGCGACGGGGCGTGGCAATCTTGTTGCCCTGACCTTGGGCAGCGAGGTCGCTCTGCTCGATGTAGCCAATCCCGACAGCCCAACCGTCCTTTCCGAGATACAACTTGGGTTCATCCCCGCGCAGAGCATTCTGCATGATTCCTTCCTGCTGACCGGCGGGAACGGCATCGAAGTATGGAGCATTGCCGATTCATCCGACCCAAAGTTCCGCACCGTGATTCCCTACGCGGTCAGCGACTTCGCCATTTTCGATACGTTGCTCTACTTCAGCA contains these protein-coding regions:
- a CDS encoding T9SS type A sorting domain-containing protein produces the protein MTVSMMRAAMAVGLLCASAVGLEWKGFPPAPRQLATIVIDKPNRRAVMFGGGSVTEGRSDVWTLSLDAKRRYTWESLPTSGPTPGPRVGHTAIYDPVHHWMVIFGGRSGMSSLSDVWALDLGTATWQQLTPTGTPPSGKVYITAVYSPVRRSMVIFGGVDEGRGYNDVHELLLDSMKWRVLAASGAPPEARWSYNAFYGSGSEWCDRLIIFGGQTPEGQFINDLWSLDLTPGFEAWHELNPGGSVPEGRSNCATCFDTVARRAYFFGGFYYPGRFVFYNDLYMLDMNLLTWTKLQPMGRIPSERRCPGGAYDPWNDNFITFGGETHAGFSNESPYIHLGQDRELRWQGFPPAPRSVATIIIDELGRQAVLYGGGASGNFGDVWTLSLDGKRGYAWESLPATGTAPTPRHGHTAIYDPVLRRMIVFGGRNGMTLLKDVWALDLGTSAWQRLYPTGTPPPGPVYITGIYSPIRRSLVVFGGNDLYTGYNDVYELLLDSLVWRKLSPSGPPPAPRWSYNAFYGSGSDWCNRLVIFGGQTYDGHFVKDLWSLDLTPGFEAWHKLIPGGVVTEGRSNCATCYDSVTRRAYFFGGFNYERGTYYNDLYMLDLKTLFWIKLNPAGRIPSERRCPAGAFDPWNRNLITFGGQTYGGFTNEWPYIYVGEAPDRHDPGPGQTPSLQVSSFHPRRVSMRFLTADAGKVSVRVMDQSGRVVRNLLSGTMASGSHVVTWDGRDTHGRLVGSGIYFYYLQTGDAQESRKFVLAR
- a CDS encoding class I SAM-dependent methyltransferase — its product is MDKATHNPTEQDIREWYNRRYADRGLGSMRPPDAYQVFLNALDVQPARTLLDIACGTGFLLRAAAQRGLKTCGTDISEEAVRLSRQTSPESEVKIGKGEDLQFPDGLFDYVTCIGSLEHFLDMEKGLGEMKRVSKPDARLCVTVPNSNFLYWRVSGKHGTEQQDINEHLMSLSEWKQLFSRNGLEVVHTSQDRWPMKKIRPFATLNPLRIVRDLSFKLVWAVLPLRSAYQFIFVLKKRAN
- a CDS encoding UPF0104 family protein encodes the protein MGGLPSSSTGKWTQRGWLRTVLGVLVTGAAFWFLTVRLIRDWHRIPFGQLHFQPLLLVASFVLLLVFHLPLYGYAWKLILHALGAELPLGKSIAIFSVAQIGKYAPGKVWFTLGRMSMAKDQGVPEDRTMVSVVVELAFSLLAATGLFGLAVLLIPGEQMPRAAYLLFLLAPLSLVAVYPPILNRIIRFGLARLKRPLFELRMSYPRILRILALYVLDWALQGACCFALINSFYPMPLSKLPILLGGYAMSWMLGFLVLIAPAGLGIREGVYTIILRTVLPEPIAIVSALVTRVWMTVSEVLMAAVCLPFVARRRKNAEEAHTASS
- a CDS encoding glycosyltransferase family 4 protein yields the protein MKILYITTAYPRNESDVITPWLVETITRLRGAGHDVRVFTSSYRGLGNQTIDGVPVYRFRYFPRRWEDLTHDEMAMDRIKRGIRYKFLLVSYLLCGTVAAWRLCRREQFDIIHVHWPLPHSLFGQAAASACRAPTVISFHGAELMVVNNVVRLAKPFLRWAIRTAGAVTANSTHTVQAIRRIYDRSVAIVPFGTAAGTFSESARQEPNATRQLLFVGRLVERKGIPYLIEAVGILAGQMPVHLNIVGSGPEEPGLMELARARGLEQSITFHGRISPDDLARHYGRCDAFVLPAIVDSRGDTEGLGVVLIEAMSYRRPVIASGVGGIVDLVIDEQTGLQVPQKDSQALARAIARVLTDPDLAQRLGHAGFDHVQQNYSWPAIIRRLDGLYRDLSAAA
- a CDS encoding 30S ribosomal protein S20, whose protein sequence is MKIPVSTVQFCVPAPLSTYGGVLAKRIASAQKQARKSKKRRELARGKRQVLKSALKNLAAVKTKEEAQKLLPGVQSLIDKSAKRRMVHHKTASRLKSRLAREAADLR